The Solibacillus daqui genome has a segment encoding these proteins:
- the comGC gene encoding competence type IV pilus major pilin ComGC, translating into MKNEKGFTLVEMLVVLFIISILILITIPNVSKHFATIDEKGCDSYVLMLNGQIEAYRISTGDYPASFNELFDNGYITEEVPKCPDKTVITFNGKMATIPNDSSLP; encoded by the coding sequence GTGAAAAACGAAAAAGGATTTACTTTAGTAGAAATGTTAGTTGTGTTGTTTATTATATCGATATTAATCTTAATCACGATTCCCAATGTATCCAAGCATTTTGCAACGATAGATGAGAAGGGCTGTGATTCTTATGTGCTAATGCTTAACGGTCAAATTGAAGCTTATAGAATTAGTACAGGAGATTATCCTGCAAGTTTTAATGAGTTATTTGATAATGGATATATTACAGAAGAAGTACCGAAATGCCCTGATAAAACTGTGATAACTTTTAATGGTAAAATGGCTACTATTCCTAATGATTCGAGTTTACCGTAA
- the comGD gene encoding competence type IV pilus minor pilin ComGD, with translation MNNAIQNEKGFTLIEMLVVLVIFTIICSSVLFFTTEKLTNYTNEQFIDQTELLIRLAQAKAIETKSNYEFQVFNCRRITVRNFSQRDEVLFDQELPAGIEIFLSTTHSKILFNNSGNIRSSGTIMYHFNNYAYHFTINMGKGRQILKNVIETPDRINSCGYASSSSNLIFSNVNIDSDHL, from the coding sequence ATGAATAACGCAATCCAAAACGAAAAAGGCTTCACATTAATCGAAATGCTTGTAGTTTTAGTAATCTTTACAATCATTTGTTCTTCGGTATTATTTTTTACAACTGAAAAATTGACGAATTATACGAATGAACAATTTATTGACCAAACAGAACTGTTAATCCGTTTAGCGCAGGCAAAGGCCATTGAAACAAAATCCAATTATGAATTCCAAGTATTTAATTGTCGTAGAATAACCGTTAGGAATTTTTCGCAGCGTGATGAAGTTCTATTTGATCAAGAATTACCAGCAGGCATTGAGATTTTTTTGTCAACGACTCACTCAAAAATATTATTTAATAATAGCGGGAATATTCGAAGCAGTGGTACGATTATGTACCATTTCAATAATTATGCTTATCACTTTACAATTAATATGGGCAAAGGGAGGCAGATATTAAAAAATGTTATTGAAACACCAGACAGGATTAACTCTTGTGGATACGCTTCTAGCAGCAGTAATCTTATTTTTTCTAACGTCAACATTGATTCCGATCACCTTTAA
- a CDS encoding helix-turn-helix transcriptional regulator — MLHPIKVTSTLADETRFSIYEYMVQYKRPISVQEIADEFQIHSNVARLHLTKLAEIGAITAEFLKTGKGGRPGRVYQVKQEGIQLSFPYRDSSSLLNWCIQLIDQLGDDALQQAKKISYEDGRRMMRELITTQSEHSPQSFDEKLALLTKSAHQIGYVPEVLNENHSKTVFFAIYNCPFYKQMTTNGKITCQLHESFLRGQVEILFGNSEFAQFESMLHNCDYCKYKITINN; from the coding sequence ATGCTACATCCAATAAAAGTAACAAGTACTTTAGCCGATGAAACACGCTTTTCAATTTATGAATACATGGTACAGTACAAAAGACCGATTTCTGTACAAGAAATTGCCGATGAATTCCAAATACATTCGAATGTAGCACGCCTACATTTAACCAAGCTCGCTGAAATTGGTGCTATTACCGCTGAATTTCTTAAAACCGGAAAGGGTGGTCGCCCCGGACGAGTTTATCAAGTAAAACAAGAAGGGATTCAACTTAGCTTTCCATATCGAGACTCTTCATCACTCTTGAATTGGTGTATTCAATTAATCGATCAGCTTGGTGATGATGCTTTACAACAAGCGAAGAAAATTAGCTACGAAGATGGACGTCGAATGATGCGCGAACTCATAACAACACAATCTGAACATTCTCCACAATCTTTTGATGAAAAATTAGCGCTATTAACAAAAAGCGCACATCAAATTGGTTATGTTCCCGAAGTCCTTAATGAAAATCATTCAAAGACCGTGTTCTTTGCTATTTACAATTGCCCTTTTTATAAACAAATGACTACTAATGGTAAAATCACATGTCAATTACACGAATCATTTTTGCGTGGACAAGTTGAAATATTGTTTGGCAACAGTGAATTTGCTCAATTTGAAAGTATGTTACATAACTGTGATTATTGTAAATACAAAATTACCATAAACAATTAA
- a CDS encoding MFS transporter, with the protein MDYIQKGTKNYTLTNLALFAAGFITFANLYITQPLMPQFTKDYGVSPAVASLSLSVATCMLAFSLILFGSLSEAWGRKTLMTFSIFAASIFTLTLAFAPSFEVLLLLRLVQGFVFAGVPAIAMAYLGEEMEAASLGSAMGLYISGNAIGGLSGRVIMGTMTHYFNWHVGMITLSVISLIVSAIFVWALPESKHFSARPLQLKALTKSLVQHLKNPGLVCLFGIGFTLMGSFVTMFNYIGFKLVEPPFNLSTAIVGWIFVVYLVGSWSSAWFGSLSDRFGRQHVLYCGIAIMLSGALLTLPNSLVVKIIGLVIFTFGFFGSHSTASGWVSAAAKQDKAQASSLYLFAYYIGSSIGGTAGGVFWATFGWTGVVLFMASALVITFILAATIQTIKHRQIIHSEVTP; encoded by the coding sequence GTGGATTACATACAAAAAGGAACAAAGAATTATACATTAACGAATTTGGCATTGTTTGCTGCCGGTTTTATTACATTTGCCAATCTTTACATTACACAGCCACTGATGCCACAATTTACAAAAGATTACGGCGTTTCACCAGCAGTAGCAAGTTTGTCCCTCTCTGTTGCAACATGCATGTTAGCTTTTAGCCTGATTTTATTTGGTTCACTATCGGAAGCTTGGGGGCGTAAAACATTGATGACGTTTTCAATTTTTGCAGCCTCGATTTTTACCTTAACACTTGCATTTGCTCCAAGCTTTGAAGTGTTATTATTATTGCGTCTTGTTCAGGGCTTTGTGTTTGCGGGTGTACCTGCAATTGCGATGGCTTATTTAGGCGAGGAAATGGAAGCTGCTAGTTTAGGGTCTGCAATGGGACTTTATATTAGCGGCAATGCGATTGGTGGACTATCAGGACGTGTCATTATGGGCACGATGACACACTATTTTAATTGGCATGTTGGCATGATTACACTAAGTGTAATTAGCTTGATTGTTAGTGCGATTTTTGTTTGGGCACTACCAGAATCAAAGCATTTTTCTGCGCGCCCACTTCAATTGAAAGCATTAACGAAATCTTTAGTACAGCACCTTAAAAATCCAGGACTTGTTTGTTTATTTGGCATCGGCTTTACGCTGATGGGAAGCTTTGTAACAATGTTTAATTATATTGGCTTTAAATTAGTTGAGCCACCATTCAATTTGAGTACCGCAATTGTCGGTTGGATATTTGTCGTGTATTTAGTTGGTTCATGGAGTTCAGCGTGGTTTGGTAGCTTGTCGGATCGTTTCGGACGCCAACATGTTTTATATTGTGGTATTGCGATTATGCTAAGCGGTGCATTATTAACATTACCAAATAGCTTAGTTGTAAAAATTATCGGGCTAGTCATCTTTACATTTGGCTTTTTCGGCTCGCATTCAACTGCAAGTGGTTGGGTAAGTGCAGCTGCTAAACAAGATAAAGCACAGGCGTCTTCACTTTATTTATTTGCGTATTACATTGGCTCAAGTATTGGAGGGACTGCTGGCGGTGTATTTTGGGCAACATTCGGCTGGACAGGAGTTGTGCTATTTATGGCTAGTGCACTTGTCATTACATTTATTTTAGCTGCAACCATTCAAACGATTAAACATCGTCAAATTATTCATTCTGAAGTGACACCATAA
- the comGA gene encoding competence type IV pilus ATPase ComGA, whose product MIEQESIIEQKCVQLIKQAIDFQASDVHLLPREDHYQLMFRKYGQFQKIRDISNDLSIRMISYFKFLSSLDISEKRKPQSGAFQRQFQDFQYSLRISTLPSAYQKESLAIRILKQNHSMPLHELCHFRGTAQLLESLVQQESGLILVSGATGSGKTTTLYSLLHYCAYQLNRHVITIEDPVESIQSELLQIQVNENAGITYATSLKAILRHSPQVLMIGEIRDKETAKIAIESAFTGHLVISTIHAKDSINSLYRLHDLSVSYEEMRQMLQAVICQTLIERDGEYKALFEVLHDKELVNVIEAIRNDLGYALSADATLVGQKKKLSGGCYEYTSS is encoded by the coding sequence ATAATCGAACAAGAATCAATTATTGAACAAAAGTGCGTACAGCTTATAAAGCAAGCAATTGATTTTCAAGCTTCTGATGTTCACTTATTGCCAAGAGAAGACCATTATCAGTTAATGTTTCGCAAATATGGTCAGTTTCAAAAAATACGAGACATTTCAAATGACCTTTCAATTCGTATGATTTCTTATTTTAAATTTTTATCCTCATTAGATATTAGTGAAAAGCGAAAGCCTCAAAGTGGAGCCTTCCAACGACAATTTCAAGATTTTCAATATTCTCTGCGAATTTCAACCTTACCATCAGCCTACCAAAAAGAAAGCTTAGCAATTCGTATCCTAAAACAAAACCATTCGATGCCACTACACGAGTTATGCCATTTTCGTGGAACTGCTCAGCTGCTGGAAAGTTTAGTACAGCAAGAAAGTGGTCTGATCTTAGTAAGCGGTGCAACGGGCAGTGGTAAAACAACGACATTGTATTCATTACTTCATTATTGTGCGTATCAGCTAAATCGTCATGTCATCACAATCGAGGACCCAGTTGAAAGTATTCAATCAGAACTTTTGCAAATTCAGGTAAATGAAAACGCAGGCATAACGTATGCAACTTCATTAAAAGCGATATTACGACATTCGCCACAAGTATTGATGATTGGGGAGATACGCGATAAGGAAACGGCAAAAATTGCAATTGAATCTGCATTTACTGGACATTTAGTCATCTCGACTATCCATGCCAAAGATAGCATAAACAGTTTATATCGTTTACATGATTTATCGGTTTCTTACGAGGAAATGCGCCAAATGTTGCAGGCCGTTATCTGTCAAACATTAATAGAACGGGACGGAGAATACAAAGCGTTATTTGAAGTGCTTCATGATAAGGAGTTAGTCAATGTGATTGAAGCAATCCGAAATGATTTGGGCTATGCATTATCCGCAGACGCAACGCTTGTTGGTCAAAAGAAAAAATTATCAGGAGGTTGCTATGAATATACCTCTAGTTAA
- a CDS encoding 5-formyltetrahydrofolate cyclo-ligase yields the protein MDKKQLRNRVLQQLNDMSYQQYRDRSYAIAQNLLKQPAIINATMIGITLSNKPEVDTSFIIEQLWKMNKKVAVPKCAVPERAMQFYEIDTFSQTERAYKSILEPIPELCDPVEKQQIDVIVVPGVVFDDEGYRIGFGGGYYDRYLQGYTGMKIALAFDEQLINEVPRESHDLPVHILVGEHMSAILDNDLED from the coding sequence ATGGATAAAAAACAACTTCGAAATAGAGTTTTACAGCAATTAAATGACATGTCGTATCAGCAGTATCGGGATCGTTCTTATGCAATAGCGCAAAATTTATTGAAACAGCCGGCAATAATTAATGCAACGATGATTGGTATTACTTTATCAAACAAACCGGAAGTGGATACAAGTTTTATAATTGAACAACTGTGGAAAATGAATAAAAAAGTTGCTGTTCCAAAATGTGCAGTACCTGAACGTGCCATGCAATTTTATGAAATTGACACGTTTTCCCAAACTGAACGTGCATATAAAAGTATTTTAGAGCCAATTCCAGAGCTTTGTGACCCAGTAGAAAAGCAACAAATCGATGTCATCGTAGTACCAGGTGTTGTTTTTGATGATGAGGGCTACCGCATTGGTTTTGGCGGGGGCTATTACGACCGATATTTACAAGGCTATACAGGAATGAAAATAGCATTGGCATTTGATGAACAATTGATAAACGAAGTACCGCGAGAATCACATGATCTGCCGGTACATATATTAGTAGGAGAACACATGAGCGCTATTTTGGACAATGATTTGGAGGACTGA
- the comGB gene encoding competence type IV pilus assembly protein ComGB, whose translation MNIPLVKKSIWKRQFFAKPVMRAHEFPTLLERTATLLNEGYTFAHSIEMLLPYHVKNYEPVQQQIKEILSSGGSVTQVFEAIGLEKQYLISIELAEVSGRLNDTIYIVSKQLTFQQQAKSKLLKVLSYPVLLFGFLVLLFLAFRTYFLPNMSSVISSRADVTSSTSIRWSTFFLHIPDLIVIFSVFIVITLICFTFYVKKKRVDLQLNLLFRIPYISLFWRIILTRQFSRNLGNLLLAGLSLQQAFEQLKIQQHQEQIAHISHVLHKRIILGDPLANAVQMVGYFYPKFEHFIAHGEASGFLGRELVLYCDLLDEKLEKIITKSLAIIQPLLFMVIALCVIAAYLSILLPMYDVIDFI comes from the coding sequence ATGAATATACCTCTAGTTAAAAAATCGATTTGGAAGCGGCAATTTTTTGCTAAACCGGTTATGAGAGCACATGAATTCCCTACCTTATTAGAACGTACGGCAACATTATTAAATGAAGGCTATACATTTGCACATAGCATTGAAATGTTGCTGCCATACCACGTAAAAAATTATGAACCTGTGCAACAGCAAATAAAGGAAATATTGTCGAGTGGCGGTAGTGTGACACAAGTATTTGAAGCTATAGGTCTTGAAAAACAATATTTAATCTCGATAGAACTAGCTGAAGTTTCAGGTCGTTTAAATGACACGATTTACATTGTGTCCAAGCAGTTAACCTTTCAACAGCAAGCAAAATCCAAGCTATTGAAAGTATTATCGTACCCAGTATTGTTATTTGGATTTTTAGTATTGCTATTTTTGGCTTTTCGTACGTATTTCTTACCAAATATGTCCTCTGTAATTTCTTCTAGAGCTGACGTAACCTCGTCAACAAGCATCCGATGGTCCACATTTTTCTTACACATCCCTGATTTAATTGTAATATTTAGCGTATTCATTGTGATTACATTGATATGTTTTACCTTTTATGTAAAAAAGAAACGTGTTGATCTTCAACTGAATTTATTATTTCGTATACCTTATATTAGTTTGTTTTGGCGAATAATTTTGACAAGGCAATTTTCGAGAAATCTTGGAAACCTATTGTTAGCGGGTTTATCATTGCAACAGGCATTCGAACAGTTGAAAATACAGCAGCACCAAGAACAAATCGCTCATATTTCACACGTCTTACACAAACGAATAATCTTAGGTGACCCATTGGCAAATGCAGTACAAATGGTTGGTTATTTTTATCCGAAATTTGAACATTTTATTGCACATGGTGAAGCCAGTGGTTTTTTAGGTAGAGAGCTTGTTTTATATTGCGATTTGTTAGATGAAAAACTAGAAAAAATTATCACCAAATCGCTAGCAATTATTCAGCCATTGTTATTTATGGTAATTGCATTATGTGTAATTGCTGCGTATTTAAGCATTCTATTGCCAATGTATGATGTGATTGACTTTATATAA
- a CDS encoding DUF2626 family protein — MSNMYKVMAFWTAIFAVMFYLGGMNEVSLLFIGNTGLFLLLGFLNLSERMYLYIFGAYLTVFFAGFTYFTTFMHSPGGGH, encoded by the coding sequence ATGAGCAATATGTATAAAGTTATGGCATTCTGGACAGCTATTTTCGCCGTTATGTTCTACCTTGGTGGTATGAACGAGGTTTCGCTATTATTCATAGGTAATACAGGGTTATTTTTATTATTAGGCTTCTTAAATCTGTCAGAACGCATGTATCTATACATTTTCGGGGCTTACTTAACTGTTTTCTTCGCAGGATTCACGTATTTTACAACATTCATGCACTCTCCTGGTGGAGGACACTAA
- a CDS encoding LTA synthase family protein — protein MRNLKWPKHSILAIAVIATWIKTVIVYETSFDMDVENAMQMLILIINPLSFLLFFYGISLFLKSPKAQNRYIVGGSILLAFILYGNVAFFRFYNDFVTLPVLFQTSNFGELGTSAAAIISWMDILYFVDVFIILIALKFLPKVQNYKPVRKDARKAYFVMAAAVLFLNLGLAETERPQLLTRAFDRELLVKNIGTYNYHLYDIYVQSKSSAQRALADGSELVEVNNYVRANQAEPYVQMFGKYEGRNVIAVSLESLQTFVINNEMNGEVITPFLNSLTQDKDTYYFNNFYHQTGLGKTSDSEFIFENSLFGLGRGAVFFTHGENTYNSFAESLGENGYYTNVMHANNKSFWNRDMIYKSFNLDNFYDVESYDVNDENSVNWGLKDIPFFEQSTKLMKDMPQPFYSRLITLTNHYPFYLDPEDMMINEFDSSSGTLNRYFQTVRYLDESVKEFFDDLKEQGLYENSIIVMYGDHYGISENHNKAMAQYLGKDEITAYDSALLQSVPLFIHIPGSNDGQVMEEVSGQIDLRPTLLHLLGIDTSKDMQLGADLFSEEHEDFVVFRDGRFITDKVVYAGEVCYDRETGEEIDMVNCQPYIERATKELGYSDQIINGDLLRFYDVETGNLTVDEK, from the coding sequence ATGAGAAATCTTAAGTGGCCTAAACATTCGATATTAGCGATTGCTGTAATAGCAACTTGGATTAAGACAGTTATTGTTTACGAAACTAGTTTTGATATGGATGTAGAAAATGCGATGCAAATGTTAATTTTAATTATTAACCCGCTAAGCTTTTTATTATTTTTCTATGGCATATCATTATTCTTAAAATCTCCAAAAGCACAAAATCGTTATATCGTAGGCGGCAGTATTTTACTTGCGTTTATCCTTTATGGGAATGTAGCATTTTTCAGATTCTATAATGACTTTGTTACATTACCTGTATTATTCCAAACAAGTAACTTTGGGGAATTAGGGACATCTGCTGCGGCAATTATTAGCTGGATGGATATTTTATACTTTGTAGATGTATTCATCATTTTAATAGCATTGAAATTTTTACCGAAAGTTCAAAATTATAAGCCAGTGCGCAAAGATGCTCGTAAAGCATACTTTGTAATGGCGGCAGCCGTATTGTTTTTAAACTTAGGGTTAGCTGAAACCGAGCGCCCCCAATTATTAACACGTGCATTTGACCGTGAACTTTTAGTGAAAAATATCGGTACGTACAACTACCATTTATATGATATTTATGTACAATCAAAATCATCTGCGCAACGTGCTTTAGCAGATGGCAGTGAATTAGTCGAAGTAAACAACTATGTTCGTGCCAATCAAGCAGAGCCATACGTACAGATGTTTGGTAAATATGAAGGTCGTAACGTCATTGCTGTTTCACTAGAATCATTACAAACTTTTGTGATTAACAATGAAATGAATGGCGAAGTGATTACACCATTTTTAAACTCACTAACACAAGATAAAGATACGTATTATTTTAATAATTTCTATCACCAAACAGGGTTAGGAAAAACATCTGATTCAGAGTTTATTTTTGAAAACTCATTATTCGGATTGGGTCGTGGTGCGGTATTCTTCACACATGGTGAGAACACGTATAACTCATTTGCAGAAAGCTTAGGTGAAAATGGGTACTATACAAATGTCATGCATGCCAATAATAAATCATTCTGGAACCGCGACATGATTTACAAATCATTCAATTTAGATAACTTTTATGATGTTGAATCATATGATGTTAATGATGAGAACTCAGTGAACTGGGGATTAAAGGATATCCCATTCTTCGAGCAATCAACAAAATTGATGAAAGACATGCCACAACCTTTTTATAGTCGTTTAATTACATTAACAAACCACTATCCATTCTATCTAGATCCTGAAGATATGATGATTAATGAATTTGATTCAAGTTCTGGTACATTAAATCGTTATTTCCAAACAGTTCGTTATTTAGACGAATCTGTAAAAGAATTCTTCGATGATTTAAAAGAACAAGGTTTATATGAAAATTCAATTATTGTGATGTATGGCGACCATTATGGGATTTCAGAAAATCATAATAAAGCGATGGCACAATATTTAGGTAAAGATGAAATTACAGCATATGATAGTGCATTATTACAATCAGTGCCATTATTCATCCATATTCCAGGCTCAAATGATGGACAAGTGATGGAAGAAGTTTCTGGGCAAATAGATTTGCGTCCAACATTATTACATTTATTAGGTATCGACACGTCTAAGGACATGCAGTTAGGTGCAGATTTATTCTCTGAAGAGCATGAGGATTTTGTTGTTTTCCGTGATGGTCGATTTATTACAGATAAAGTAGTGTATGCTGGTGAAGTATGCTATGACCGTGAAACTGGCGAAGAGATTGATATGGTGAACTGTCAGCCATATATTGAACGAGCAACAAAAGAGCTAGGTTATTCTGATCAAATTATTAACGGCGATTTACTGCGCTTCTATGATGTGGAAACGGGTAATCTAACTGTTGATGAAAAGTAA
- a CDS encoding LysR family transcriptional regulator, with amino-acid sequence MELLSLLYFREVARLENMSRAAEKLHISQPALSKSISQFEASLGVELFDHNGRSIKLNRYGHFFLKRVERILYDYDQAREDLLSLVSPGHGEVSIGFMHTLGLQVIPSLMNDIRTVYPNMQFQLTQSNTGVLLEKLEKREIDICLISSLNYKSSIYWEKLWEEELFLIVPEGDMLAEKERVKVKDFAARPFISIKKGNSLRKSVDDLYRQEGFELNVAFEGEEVHTLAGLVESGLGISLIPVIKGIDQYKVRVIPVDAENCKREVGFAHVNNQLLSTTTKQFIAFIKEYFKWNG; translated from the coding sequence GTGGAGCTGTTATCATTACTGTATTTTAGAGAGGTAGCACGGTTAGAAAATATGTCTCGTGCTGCAGAAAAGCTTCATATTTCGCAGCCAGCGCTTAGTAAGTCGATTTCACAGTTTGAAGCGAGCTTAGGTGTAGAACTGTTTGATCACAATGGCCGATCGATTAAATTAAACCGCTATGGTCATTTTTTCTTAAAGCGTGTGGAAAGAATATTATATGATTACGATCAAGCGCGTGAAGATCTATTGAGTTTAGTGTCACCGGGGCACGGGGAAGTATCGATAGGCTTTATGCATACGTTAGGACTTCAAGTTATACCGTCACTAATGAACGATATTCGCACAGTCTATCCGAACATGCAATTTCAATTAACACAAAGTAATACCGGGGTGTTACTAGAGAAGCTAGAAAAACGTGAAATTGATATTTGCTTAATATCTTCATTAAATTACAAGTCATCAATTTATTGGGAGAAATTGTGGGAAGAGGAGCTATTTTTAATTGTTCCAGAGGGGGATATGCTTGCTGAAAAAGAGCGGGTAAAAGTAAAGGATTTTGCTGCGCGCCCGTTCATTTCGATTAAAAAGGGTAATTCTTTACGTAAATCGGTCGATGATTTGTATCGTCAAGAAGGTTTTGAATTAAATGTTGCTTTTGAAGGGGAGGAGGTTCATACGTTAGCTGGCTTAGTTGAAAGTGGGTTAGGGATCTCACTTATCCCAGTGATTAAAGGCATTGATCAATATAAAGTACGTGTAATTCCTGTAGATGCCGAAAATTGTAAGCGTGAAGTAGGGTTTGCCCATGTAAATAATCAATTGCTATCAACGACAACAAAGCAGTTTATCGCGTTCATTAAGGAATACTTCAAATGGAATGGGTGA
- a CDS encoding YqgQ family protein, whose product MQSMLDIIHLLKQYGIYIYTKDRIGDLHLMEDEIKELYKSKFMDTKDFQMALLILRQEEQRLKIENR is encoded by the coding sequence ATGCAATCAATGTTAGATATTATTCACTTATTAAAACAATATGGCATATACATTTATACGAAGGATCGAATTGGTGATTTGCATTTAATGGAAGATGAAATAAAAGAATTGTATAAATCAAAATTTATGGATACAAAAGATTTCCAAATGGCATTACTAATTCTTCGCCAAGAAGAGCAAAGACTGAAAATAGAAAATCGATAA
- a CDS encoding MBL fold metallo-hydrolase — protein MLNIRMYPLGPIQTNCYIVSNKNKECLIFDPGEEGAHIVKQLRSNGLKPLAILLTHTHFDHIGAVEALQEVFNVPLYVHEKEVDWLGDPLKNGSGKYAELPNYIVKAPKEEHILRTEGELAIGDFTFDVVHTPGHSPGSVSFIFKEDGFAIVGDTLFEQSIGRTDLIGGSMEVLLKSIHDKLLSLPEDTIIYPGHGDYTTPAAEMNHNPFLNGF, from the coding sequence ATGCTCAATATCAGAATGTATCCACTTGGGCCAATCCAAACTAATTGCTATATTGTAAGCAATAAAAATAAAGAATGTTTAATTTTCGATCCAGGTGAAGAGGGGGCACATATTGTAAAACAGTTGCGTAGTAATGGATTAAAGCCCCTAGCGATTTTATTAACGCATACACACTTTGATCATATTGGCGCGGTAGAGGCTTTACAAGAAGTATTTAATGTACCACTATATGTACACGAAAAAGAAGTAGATTGGTTAGGGGACCCACTAAAAAATGGGTCAGGTAAGTATGCCGAGTTGCCAAACTATATTGTAAAGGCACCAAAGGAGGAACATATTCTTCGTACAGAAGGCGAACTGGCAATTGGTGACTTTACATTTGATGTGGTACATACGCCAGGTCATTCTCCAGGTAGTGTGTCATTTATCTTTAAAGAAGATGGCTTTGCAATTGTTGGAGATACATTATTTGAACAAAGTATAGGTCGTACTGATTTAATTGGGGGTTCGATGGAAGTATTACTTAAATCGATTCATGATAAGTTGCTATCTTTACCAGAAGACACGATTATTTACCCAGGTCACGGTGACTATACAACTCCAGCTGCTGAGATGAATCATAATCCCTTTTTAAATGGGTTTTAA
- the rpmG gene encoding 50S ribosomal protein L33, which yields MRVNITLACTDCGERNYISKKNKRNNPERLELKKYCSREKKYTLHRETK from the coding sequence ATGCGCGTAAACATTACTTTAGCTTGCACAGACTGCGGCGAACGTAACTACATTTCTAAAAAGAACAAGCGTAACAATCCAGAGCGTCTTGAACTTAAAAAATATTGCTCTCGCGAGAAGAAGTACACTCTTCACCGTGAAACAAAGTAA
- a CDS encoding DUF2759 domain-containing protein, with protein sequence MNLLMVIFGLIAIFGVVGIFQSIKEKNILAVLFNAAAAGVFGWFVIMTILNQGYPPVHQ encoded by the coding sequence ATGAACTTATTAATGGTTATTTTTGGTTTAATTGCAATTTTTGGCGTAGTTGGCATATTCCAATCAATCAAAGAAAAAAACATCTTAGCAGTTTTATTTAACGCAGCTGCAGCAGGTGTATTTGGTTGGTTCGTTATTATGACGATTCTTAATCAGGGCTATCCACCGGTACATCAATAA